A window from Salvelinus fontinalis isolate EN_2023a chromosome 8, ASM2944872v1, whole genome shotgun sequence encodes these proteins:
- the LOC129860378 gene encoding liprin-alpha-3-like isoform X3, with the protein MMMCEVMPTISEDGRGGGPSSPGVGAGGPGGAIEGGGYGGRGESRGGGDEGGSTGNLESLMVNMLTERERLLESLKETQDSLGTAQLRLRELGHEKDSLSRQLSIALPQEFAVLTKELNVCREQLLEREEEISELKAERNNTRLLLEHLECLVSRHERSLRMTVVKRQAQSPAGVSSEVEVLKALKSLFEHHKALDEKVRERLRVALERVTLLEDQLQATAQEVISLRDPIKRRQQGMDGGKDRLPNGPSSGLDGEIDRQRETEIERLRAELAQLKERLALMCRQVGEIEEQLAAARREVTKSEEANKKLQRDVKEALCQREDMEERITTLERRYLSAQREATSLHDIKDKLENELASKESLHRQSEEKNRQFQERLEDAKQKLQQTLQRAETLPEIEAQLAQRVAALNKAEERHGNFEERLRQIEAQLEEKNQELQRARQREKMNDEHNKRLSDTVDKLLSESNERLQLHLKERMAALEEKNALSEELANMKKIQDDLLANKDQLIAELERIQLEVDQLRGRPGSSYSRSLSGSASELRYPQGGGSLPAGYGSSSCGVVVRRAHRGRWASPRDESNKYGEWDSGTMLGSRFEGGAEGGCSDDEEDRETLFGSELLSPSGQTDVQTLAIMLQEQLEAINKEIKLIQEEKESTQLRAEEIESRVSSVALDSNPLLPPSSLGGGRESVGRGYMTPSLTSSTLASPSPPSSGHSTPRLSHSPARESDRQNSKESDDCRALALIDSTPPVPRALRLDRMTHTHPGAGLDDHREFRSQDSLHKAGKRKSLKSSIGRLFGKKEKGRIGGPGSQSASLASTPSDDLGSADPLGLAKMGTGTVEKDRRSKKKQDLLEKACRQGLPFASWDGPTVVTWLELWVGMPAWYVAACRANVKSGAIMANLSDTEIQREIGISNPLHRLKLRLAIQEMVSLTSPSAPASTHSSTSNIWMTHAEMESLTAAIKPEVKEFSWDQILAYGDMNHEWVGNEWLPSLGLPQYRSYFMESLVDARMLDHLTKKELRGQLKMVDSFHRVSLHYGIMCLKRLNYDRKELERRRDENQHQNQDVMVWSNDRVMCWVQAIGLKEFADNLTESGVHGALLALDDTFDYTDLALLLQMPNQNTQARQMLEKEYNALISMGTERRPDEDGTKTFSRSPSWRKMFREKDLRGVTSDSSETLPANFRASAISTPSVTLRKVQSEESEKKSAQFKMKIINKMEDRTQTTRIHLESFKKQGQCERMKRCKNRVNVRLSLCLSVSLSLCLSVSLSLCLSVSLSLCLSVSLSLSLCLSLSVSLSLSLSVSLSLSLSLCLSLSLSLCLSLSVSLSLSLSLCLALSVSLSLSRSLCLALSLALSLALSLALSLALSLALSLALSLALALALALSLSLSLALSRSLSLSLQLWHEAI; encoded by the exons GAGTTTGCTGTGCTGACTAAGGAGCTGAATGTTTGCCGGGAGCAGCTactggagagggaagaggagatttCTGAGCTCAAGGCGGAGAGAAACAACACACGT TTGTTACTAGAGCACCTGGAGTGTCTTGTGTCCCGTCACGAGCGCAGTCTGAGGATGACGGTGGTGAAGAGACAGGCCCAGTCCCCAGCAGGGGTCTCCAGTGAAGTGGAGGTCCTCAAGGCCCTCAAGTCCCTGTTTGAACACCACAAGGCTTTGGATGAGAAG GTTCGAGAGCGACTCCGGGTGGCCCTTGAGAGAGTGACTCTTTTGGAGGATCAACTACAAGCAACAGCACAAGAG GTAATCTCTTTAAGAGACCCAATTAAAAGACGGCAACAAGGGATGGACGGCGGGAAAGAT CGCCTACCCAATGGGCCGTCTTCTGGATTGGACGGTGAgattgacagacagagagaaacggaGATAGAGCGCCTAAGAGCTGAGCTCGCCCAGCTGAAAGAGAGACTGGCCCTGATGTGTCGACAG GTTGGGGAAATAGAGGAACAGCTTGCAGCCGCCAGGAGGGAGGTGACAAAGTCGGAGGAGGCCAATAAGAAGCTCCAGAGGGACGTGAAGGAG GCTCTGtgccagagggaggatatggaggaGAGGATTACTACATTAGAACGCAG GTACCTTAGTGCTCAGAGGGAAGCAACCTCTCTACATGACATCAAAGACAAGCTGGAGAATGAACTGGCCAGCAAGGAGTCACTGCACAGACAG AGTGAGGAGAAGAACAGGCAGTTCCAGGAGCGTCTGGAGGACGCCAAGCAGAAACTCCAGCAGACCCTGCAGCGGGCCGAAACACTGCCCGAGATTGAGGCCCAGCTCGCCCAAAGAGTGGCTGCCCTCAACAAG GCAGAGGAACGCCATGGAAACTTTGAGGAGCGACTACGACAGATCGAGGCACAACTTGAAGAGAAGAATCAGGAGTTGCAGAGG gcaaggcagagagagaaaatgaatgaCGAACACAACAAACGCCTCTCGGATACGGTGGACAAGCTACTGTCTGAGTCCAACGAGCGACTGCAGCTTCACCTCAAAGAGAGAATGGCTGCCCTAGAGGAGAAG AATGCACTGTCAGAGGAGTTAGCAAACATGAAGAAAATCCAAGATGATCTTTTAGCAAACAAG gaccagctcaTAGCCGAGCTGGAGAGGATTCAGCTGGAGGTGGATCAACTGAGGGGGAGGCCTGGCTCTTCCTATTCCAG ATCTCTTTCAGGGAGTGCCTCAGAGCTCCGGTACCCCCAGGGTGGTGGCTCCCTCCCAGCCGGCTATGGCAGCTCCTCCTGTGGCGTGGTGGTCCGGAGGGCACACCGCGGCCGATGGGCTTCCCCTAGGGATGAAAGCAACAAG taTGGAGAGTGGGACAGTGGCACCATGCTGGGTTCCAGGTTTGAGGGGGGAGCTGAGGGGGGCTGCTCGGATGACGAAGAGGACAGGGAGACCCTGTTTGGCTCGGAGCTGCTCTCGCCCAGCGGACAGACGGACGTGCAGACCCTCGCCATCATGCTGCAGGAGCAACTGGAGGCCATCAACAAGGAGATCAA gctcatccaggaggagaaggagagcacTCAGCTGAGGGCGGAGGAGATCGAGAGCCGGGTGAGCAGCGTGGCCTTGGACTccaaccctctcctccccccctcctcactGGGCGGGGGCAGGGAGAGTGTGGGGAGGGGCTACATGACCCCCTCCCTCACTTCCTCCACCTTGGCCTCCCCGTCTCCCCCTAGCTCTGGACATTCCACCCCCAGACTGTCACATTCCCCTGCccgagagtcagacagacag AACAGCAAAGAGAGCGACGACTGCCGGGCGCTAGCCCTGATTGACTCCACCCCTCCAGTTCCTCGCGCTCTGCGATTAGACAGAATGACTCACACACACCCAGGGGCGGGGCTGGATGATCACCGCGAATTCCGCAG TCAGGACTCTCTCCACAAAGCGGGCAAGAGGAAGAGCCTCAAGTCCTCCATTGGTCGCCTGTTTGgaaagaaggagaaagggaggattGGAGGACCTGGGAGTCAGTCTGCCTCTCTGG CCTCCACGCCCTCTGATGACCTGGGATCAGCCGACCCCCTGGGCCTGGCCAAGATGGGAACTGGCACCGTGGAGAAAGATCGCCGCAGCAAGAAGAAGCAAGACCTGCTAGAAAAAGCCTGTCGTCAGGGTCTTCCCTTTGCCTCATGGGATGGCCCCACCGTGGTCACATGGCTTGAG TTGTGGGTGGGCATGCCCGCCTGGTATGTGGCTGCGTGTCGTGCCAATGTGAAGAGCGGTGCCATTATGGCCAACCTGTCGGACACAGAGATCCAGCGGGAGATTGGCATCAGTAACCCCCTGCACCGCCTTAAACTGCGCCTGGCCATTCAGGAGATGGTGTCCCTCACCAGCCCCTCGGCACCGGCCAGCACACACTCT TCGACCAGTAATATCTGGATGACTCATGCAGAAATGGAGTCACTGACCGCTGCCATAAAACCA GAAGTGAAGGAGTTCAGCTGGGACCAG ATCCTGGCCTACGGGGACATGAATCATGAGTGGGTAGGGAATGAGTGGTTGCCCAGCCTGGGTCTGCCCCAGTACCGTTCCTACTTCATGGAGTCTCTGGTGGATGCTCGCATGCTGGACCACCTCACAAAGAAGGAGCTTAGGGGACAGCTTAAAATGGTGGACAGCTTCCACAG ggtCAGTCTGCATTATGGCATCATGTGCTTGAAGCGTTTGAACTACGACAGGAAGGAGCTTGAAAGGAGGAGGGATGAGAACCAACATCAGAACCAAG ATGTGATGGTATGGTCCAATGATCGAGTGATGTGTTGGGTCCAGGCCATTGGGCTAAAGGAGTTTGCAGATAATCTCACAGAGAGTGGGGTCCATGGGGCCCTCCTAGCCTTGGACGACACGTTTGATTACACCGACCTAGCCCTGCTCCTCCAGATGCCCAATCAGAACACACAG GCGAGGCAGATGCTGGAGAAGGAGTACAATGCGCTCATCTCCATGGGAACTGAGAGAAGACCAGATgag GATGGCACTAAGACGTTCAGTCGTTCACCCTCGTGGAGAAAGATGTTCAGAGAGAAGGACCTCCGGGGCGTGACCTCTGATTCCTCGGAAACGTTACCCGCCAACTTCCGTGCCTCCGCCATCTCCACGCCCTCCGTCACCCTGAGGAAAGTCCAAAGTGAAG AGTCCGAAAAAAAATCCGCCCAGTTtaagatgaagatcatcaacaaAATGGAGGACAGAACACAAACAACAAGAATTCATTTGGAATCCTTCAAGAAACAAGGACAATGTGAGAGAATGAAAAGATGCAAAAATAGAGTGaatgtccgtctgtctctctgtctctctgtctctctgtctctctgtctctctgtctctctgtctctctgtctctctgtctctctgtctctctgtctctctgtctctctgtctctctctctctgtctctctctctctgtctctctctctctgtctctctctgtctctctctctctgtctctctctctctgtctctctctctctctctctctctgtctctctctctctgtctctctctctctgtctctctctctctgtctcgctctctctgtctctctctctctgtctcgctctctctgtctcgctctctctctcgctctctctctcgctctctctctcgctctctctctcgctctctctctcgctctctctctcgctctctctctcgctctcgctctcgctctcgctctctcgctctcgctctctctcgctctctctcgctctctctcgctctctctacagtTGTGGCATGAAGCTATTTGA
- the LOC129860378 gene encoding liprin-alpha-3-like isoform X1, with product MMMCEVMPTISEDGRGGGPSSPGVGAGGPGGAIEGGGYGGRGESRGGGDEGGSTGNLESLMVNMLTERERLLESLKETQDSLGTAQLRLRELGHEKDSLSRQLSIALPQEFAVLTKELNVCREQLLEREEEISELKAERNNTRLLLEHLECLVSRHERSLRMTVVKRQAQSPAGVSSEVEVLKALKSLFEHHKALDEKVRERLRVALERVTLLEDQLQATAQEVISLRDPIKRRQQGMDGGKDRLPNGPSSGLDGEIDRQRETEIERLRAELAQLKERLALMCRQVGEIEEQLAAARREVTKSEEANKKLQRDVKEALCQREDMEERITTLERRYLSAQREATSLHDIKDKLENELASKESLHRQSEEKNRQFQERLEDAKQKLQQTLQRAETLPEIEAQLAQRVAALNKAEERHGNFEERLRQIEAQLEEKNQELQRARQREKMNDEHNKRLSDTVDKLLSESNERLQLHLKERMAALEEKNALSEELANMKKIQDDLLANKDQLIAELERIQLEVDQLRGRPGSSYSRSLSGSASELRYPQGGGSLPAGYGSSSCGVVVRRAHRGRWASPRDESNKYGEWDSGTMLGSRFEGGAEGGCSDDEEDRETLFGSELLSPSGQTDVQTLAIMLQEQLEAINKEIKLIQEEKESTQLRAEEIESRVSSVALDSNPLLPPSSLGGGRESVGRGYMTPSLTSSTLASPSPPSSGHSTPRLSHSPARESDRQNSKESDDCRALALIDSTPPVPRALRLDRMTHTHPGAGLDDHREFRSLSADGATTSSQDSLHKAGKRKSLKSSIGRLFGKKEKGRIGGPGSQSASLASTPSDDLGSADPLGLAKMGTGTVEKDRRSKKKQDLLEKACRQGLPFASWDGPTVVTWLELWVGMPAWYVAACRANVKSGAIMANLSDTEIQREIGISNPLHRLKLRLAIQEMVSLTSPSAPASTHSSTSNIWMTHAEMESLTAAIKPEVKEFSWDQILAYGDMNHEWVGNEWLPSLGLPQYRSYFMESLVDARMLDHLTKKELRGQLKMVDSFHRVSLHYGIMCLKRLNYDRKELERRRDENQHQNQDVMVWSNDRVMCWVQAIGLKEFADNLTESGVHGALLALDDTFDYTDLALLLQMPNQNTQARQMLEKEYNALISMGTERRPDEDGTKTFSRSPSWRKMFREKDLRGVTSDSSETLPANFRASAISTPSVTLRKVQSEESEKKSAQFKMKIINKMEDRTQTTRIHLESFKKQGQCERMKRCKNRVNVRLSLCLSVSLSLCLSVSLSLCLSVSLSLCLSVSLSLSLCLSLSVSLSLSLSVSLSLSLSLCLSLSLSLCLSLSVSLSLSLSLCLALSVSLSLSRSLCLALSLALSLALSLALSLALSLALSLALSLALALALALSLSLSLALSRSLSLSLQLWHEAI from the exons GAGTTTGCTGTGCTGACTAAGGAGCTGAATGTTTGCCGGGAGCAGCTactggagagggaagaggagatttCTGAGCTCAAGGCGGAGAGAAACAACACACGT TTGTTACTAGAGCACCTGGAGTGTCTTGTGTCCCGTCACGAGCGCAGTCTGAGGATGACGGTGGTGAAGAGACAGGCCCAGTCCCCAGCAGGGGTCTCCAGTGAAGTGGAGGTCCTCAAGGCCCTCAAGTCCCTGTTTGAACACCACAAGGCTTTGGATGAGAAG GTTCGAGAGCGACTCCGGGTGGCCCTTGAGAGAGTGACTCTTTTGGAGGATCAACTACAAGCAACAGCACAAGAG GTAATCTCTTTAAGAGACCCAATTAAAAGACGGCAACAAGGGATGGACGGCGGGAAAGAT CGCCTACCCAATGGGCCGTCTTCTGGATTGGACGGTGAgattgacagacagagagaaacggaGATAGAGCGCCTAAGAGCTGAGCTCGCCCAGCTGAAAGAGAGACTGGCCCTGATGTGTCGACAG GTTGGGGAAATAGAGGAACAGCTTGCAGCCGCCAGGAGGGAGGTGACAAAGTCGGAGGAGGCCAATAAGAAGCTCCAGAGGGACGTGAAGGAG GCTCTGtgccagagggaggatatggaggaGAGGATTACTACATTAGAACGCAG GTACCTTAGTGCTCAGAGGGAAGCAACCTCTCTACATGACATCAAAGACAAGCTGGAGAATGAACTGGCCAGCAAGGAGTCACTGCACAGACAG AGTGAGGAGAAGAACAGGCAGTTCCAGGAGCGTCTGGAGGACGCCAAGCAGAAACTCCAGCAGACCCTGCAGCGGGCCGAAACACTGCCCGAGATTGAGGCCCAGCTCGCCCAAAGAGTGGCTGCCCTCAACAAG GCAGAGGAACGCCATGGAAACTTTGAGGAGCGACTACGACAGATCGAGGCACAACTTGAAGAGAAGAATCAGGAGTTGCAGAGG gcaaggcagagagagaaaatgaatgaCGAACACAACAAACGCCTCTCGGATACGGTGGACAAGCTACTGTCTGAGTCCAACGAGCGACTGCAGCTTCACCTCAAAGAGAGAATGGCTGCCCTAGAGGAGAAG AATGCACTGTCAGAGGAGTTAGCAAACATGAAGAAAATCCAAGATGATCTTTTAGCAAACAAG gaccagctcaTAGCCGAGCTGGAGAGGATTCAGCTGGAGGTGGATCAACTGAGGGGGAGGCCTGGCTCTTCCTATTCCAG ATCTCTTTCAGGGAGTGCCTCAGAGCTCCGGTACCCCCAGGGTGGTGGCTCCCTCCCAGCCGGCTATGGCAGCTCCTCCTGTGGCGTGGTGGTCCGGAGGGCACACCGCGGCCGATGGGCTTCCCCTAGGGATGAAAGCAACAAG taTGGAGAGTGGGACAGTGGCACCATGCTGGGTTCCAGGTTTGAGGGGGGAGCTGAGGGGGGCTGCTCGGATGACGAAGAGGACAGGGAGACCCTGTTTGGCTCGGAGCTGCTCTCGCCCAGCGGACAGACGGACGTGCAGACCCTCGCCATCATGCTGCAGGAGCAACTGGAGGCCATCAACAAGGAGATCAA gctcatccaggaggagaaggagagcacTCAGCTGAGGGCGGAGGAGATCGAGAGCCGGGTGAGCAGCGTGGCCTTGGACTccaaccctctcctccccccctcctcactGGGCGGGGGCAGGGAGAGTGTGGGGAGGGGCTACATGACCCCCTCCCTCACTTCCTCCACCTTGGCCTCCCCGTCTCCCCCTAGCTCTGGACATTCCACCCCCAGACTGTCACATTCCCCTGCccgagagtcagacagacag AACAGCAAAGAGAGCGACGACTGCCGGGCGCTAGCCCTGATTGACTCCACCCCTCCAGTTCCTCGCGCTCTGCGATTAGACAGAATGACTCACACACACCCAGGGGCGGGGCTGGATGATCACCGCGAATTCCGCAG tctgtctgctgaTGGTGCAACCACCAGTAGTCAGGACTCTCTCCACAAAGCGGGCAAGAGGAAGAGCCTCAAGTCCTCCATTGGTCGCCTGTTTGgaaagaaggagaaagggaggattGGAGGACCTGGGAGTCAGTCTGCCTCTCTGG CCTCCACGCCCTCTGATGACCTGGGATCAGCCGACCCCCTGGGCCTGGCCAAGATGGGAACTGGCACCGTGGAGAAAGATCGCCGCAGCAAGAAGAAGCAAGACCTGCTAGAAAAAGCCTGTCGTCAGGGTCTTCCCTTTGCCTCATGGGATGGCCCCACCGTGGTCACATGGCTTGAG TTGTGGGTGGGCATGCCCGCCTGGTATGTGGCTGCGTGTCGTGCCAATGTGAAGAGCGGTGCCATTATGGCCAACCTGTCGGACACAGAGATCCAGCGGGAGATTGGCATCAGTAACCCCCTGCACCGCCTTAAACTGCGCCTGGCCATTCAGGAGATGGTGTCCCTCACCAGCCCCTCGGCACCGGCCAGCACACACTCT TCGACCAGTAATATCTGGATGACTCATGCAGAAATGGAGTCACTGACCGCTGCCATAAAACCA GAAGTGAAGGAGTTCAGCTGGGACCAG ATCCTGGCCTACGGGGACATGAATCATGAGTGGGTAGGGAATGAGTGGTTGCCCAGCCTGGGTCTGCCCCAGTACCGTTCCTACTTCATGGAGTCTCTGGTGGATGCTCGCATGCTGGACCACCTCACAAAGAAGGAGCTTAGGGGACAGCTTAAAATGGTGGACAGCTTCCACAG ggtCAGTCTGCATTATGGCATCATGTGCTTGAAGCGTTTGAACTACGACAGGAAGGAGCTTGAAAGGAGGAGGGATGAGAACCAACATCAGAACCAAG ATGTGATGGTATGGTCCAATGATCGAGTGATGTGTTGGGTCCAGGCCATTGGGCTAAAGGAGTTTGCAGATAATCTCACAGAGAGTGGGGTCCATGGGGCCCTCCTAGCCTTGGACGACACGTTTGATTACACCGACCTAGCCCTGCTCCTCCAGATGCCCAATCAGAACACACAG GCGAGGCAGATGCTGGAGAAGGAGTACAATGCGCTCATCTCCATGGGAACTGAGAGAAGACCAGATgag GATGGCACTAAGACGTTCAGTCGTTCACCCTCGTGGAGAAAGATGTTCAGAGAGAAGGACCTCCGGGGCGTGACCTCTGATTCCTCGGAAACGTTACCCGCCAACTTCCGTGCCTCCGCCATCTCCACGCCCTCCGTCACCCTGAGGAAAGTCCAAAGTGAAG AGTCCGAAAAAAAATCCGCCCAGTTtaagatgaagatcatcaacaaAATGGAGGACAGAACACAAACAACAAGAATTCATTTGGAATCCTTCAAGAAACAAGGACAATGTGAGAGAATGAAAAGATGCAAAAATAGAGTGaatgtccgtctgtctctctgtctctctgtctctctgtctctctgtctctctgtctctctgtctctctgtctctctgtctctctgtctctctgtctctctgtctctctgtctctctctctctgtctctctctctctgtctctctctctctgtctctctctgtctctctctctctgtctctctctctctgtctctctctctctctctctctctgtctctctctctctgtctctctctctctgtctctctctctctgtctcgctctctctgtctctctctctctgtctcgctctctctgtctcgctctctctctcgctctctctctcgctctctctctcgctctctctctcgctctctctctcgctctctctctcgctctctctctcgctctcgctctcgctctcgctctctcgctctcgctctctctcgctctctctcgctctctctcgctctctctacagtTGTGGCATGAAGCTATTTGA